A part of Neovison vison isolate M4711 chromosome 6, ASM_NN_V1, whole genome shotgun sequence genomic DNA contains:
- the TFF1 gene encoding trefoil factor 1, protein MEPRVVCVLVLVCVLTLSSLAQGELETCVVAPHHRTNCGTPGITPSQCKARGCCFDNTVSGVPWCFQPVAVDNSPDEECSF, encoded by the exons ATGGAGCCCAGGGTGGTCTGTGTTCTCGTGCTGGTCTGCGTGCTGACCCTCAGCTCCCTGGCCCAGGGCGAGCTCG AGACGTGTGTGGTGGCCCCACACCACAGGACGAACTGTGGCACCCCAGGAATCACGCCCAGCCAGTGCAAAGCCAGAGGCTGCTGCTTCGACAACACTGTTAGCGGCGTCCCCTGGTGCTTCCAACCCGTGGCTGTGGACAACTCTCCTGACG AGGAGTGCTCCTTCTAG
- the TFF2 gene encoding trefoil factor 2: MGSPSVQLLAVLLVLGLCALAGAQKPSPCRCSRIAVENRKNCGFPGITPDTCFSMGCCFDSKVPNVPWCFHPLPKQESEQCVMEVSTRRDCGYPGISPEECASRKCCFSDNIFDVPWCFFPIPVEGNVLQDGG; the protein is encoded by the exons ATGGGATCTCCAAGCGTCCAGCTCCTGGCCGTGCTCCTTGTCCTGGGGCTGTGTGCCCTGGCGGGGGCCCAGAAACCTT CCCCCTGCCGGTGCTCTCGGATCGCCGTGGAAAACAGGAAGAACTGCGGCTTCCCGGGCATCACCCCCGACACGTGCTTCAGCATGGGCTGCTGCTTCGACTCCAAAGTCCCCAATGTCCCCTGGTGTTTCCACCCCCTCCCGAAGCAAG agtcggaGCAGTGCGTGATGGAAGTGTCGACCCGGAGGGACTGCGGGTACCCGGGCATCAGCCCCGAGGAGTGTGCATCTCGAAAGTGCTGTTTTTCCGACAACATCTTTGACGTGCCCTGGTGTTTCTTCCCCATCCCCGTGGAAGGTAACGTCCTGCAGGACGGCGGCTGA